A window of Capsicum annuum cultivar UCD-10X-F1 unplaced genomic scaffold, UCD10Xv1.1 ctg4264, whole genome shotgun sequence contains these coding sequences:
- the LOC124885275 gene encoding cytochrome P450 82A4-like — MEDHIFSHFNAILLLITITLSSIFIDKLTQKSHKLSDFPPEISGGLPVISHLLQFSGTESIPLHRKLSSLSDKYGPIFTFRLEIPRILVVSSYDAVKDCLNINDKVFAARPGSLAREYIGYNNVMLFLASYGDYWRKIRKIVINEVLSSSKLEKLRDVRVSEVQTSIKDLYSLFPITGDQNLDFPVTADHFPVTRDNFPVGGDDISFIVDGDNVIKPKKQPLTEIQRR; from the coding sequence atggaagatcatattttttctcattttaatgcAATTTTACTACTCATAACCATTACCCTTTCCTCCATTTTCATAGATAAATTAACACAAAAATCACATAAACTTTCAGATTTCCCGCCAGAAATATCCGGTGGCTTACCGGTGATCAGTCATCTTCTCCAATTCTCTGGCACCGAAAGCATTCCATTGCATCGAAAATTATCTTCTTTGTCAGATAAATATGGCCCCATTTTCACTTTCCGGTTAGAAATACCGCGTATATTAGTGGTAAGCAGCTATGATGCTGTGAAGGATTGTTTGAATATCAATGATAAAGTGTTTGCTGCCCGGCCGGGGAGTTTGGCCAGAGAGTATATCGGGTACAATAATGTAATGCTTTTTCTTGCTAGTTATGGTGATTACTGGAGAAAGATTAGGAAAATTGTTATTAACGAAGTTTTGTCTAGTAGTAAGTTGGAGAAATTGAGAGATGTGAGGGTTTCTGAAGTGCAAACTAGTATTAAAGATCTTTACTCTTTGTTTCCGATCACCGGagatcaaaatcttgattttccAGTCACCGCTGATCATTTTCCGGTGACCCGAGATAATTTTCCAGTGGGTGGAGATGATATTAGTTTTATCGTGGATGGAGATAATGTTATCAAGCCGAAGAAACAACCTCTGACAGAAATCCAAAGGAGATAA